In the genome of Raphanus sativus cultivar WK10039 chromosome 9, ASM80110v3, whole genome shotgun sequence, the window ATCGTGAGGAATGTAAGTGAACTTCCTGAGGATAACTATGGAAGACCAGGCCTTTCTCACACGACTGTTGCTGGCTCTGTTTTGCACGGAATGAAAGAGGTTATGTTCAAAACAATAACCAAACACTCAtgtttattttttggttgattTGATTCATGGTCATTAGAGATTTTGCTCACACTTTTAAACACTAGATCATAAGAGTTACAAaggttcgttttttttttcctttttcaggTTGAGATATGGCTTCAAACATTTGCTCCAGGTTCAGGGACACCCATTCACAGGCACTCTTGTGAAGAGGTTTTCGTTGTTCTTAAGGGCAATGGTACTCTCTATCTCGCTGAAACACATGGTAGTTTCCCTGGGAAACCTGTTGAGTTCCCAATCTTTGCCAACAGTACTATTCATATTCCCATCAATGATGCTCATCAGGTATCTCTTCAACCTCTCACATCTTTCCAGGATGATTTTGACTTTGTAATCCTTAGCTTGTTAGAGTTTCCTTACATAGATTTTAATCTTTATTGAAGTAAAATGTCGTATGCACAGATGTTACTGaagtaaaattgaaaaaataagaGCATCCCATATACTGTAATTTGCTTGAGAGTGTTAGATTTGCTACATGTCCTATGTAACGCTTATAAATATTAGAACACCGGCCTTTTGATCACTTATTTATACATCCAAGAAAGATGGCTTTATCAAATGCGACTAGCTTACGTTCATCTACTATATTGCGGTTCTTACAGGTCAAGAACACTGGTCATGAGGACCTGCAGGTGTTGGTGATCATATCCCGGCCGCCAATTAAAGTGTATGCAGCATCTGTTTCCACCATTTTTCGTATAGATATTATATGCGCCTTGCCCTTTCACTAATCATTTCGAAATTGCTGCTTTGTTCTTTCTGACAGGTTCACATACGATGACTGGTTTATGCCACACACTGCTGCGAGGTTAAAGTTCCCTTACTATTGGGATGAGCAATGCTTCCAAGAATCACAAAAAGACGAGCTTTAAAGTAAATGAATGTTCACTCTTTTCAAACTCTTAAGTGAAGCGAGTCTTCTtggttttgaaaatatgtaacaGAGCTACATCTTAATTGCAATTTACCCACACTTATTAGTTTGCACAACAGTTAATGTGATCTATATTTATGTTTGTTAACATACATTCTGACATTGATCTTTATACTTGTTCCTGTATTAATGCCATAACATTTAGACCATCCATCTGATCGAGCACAGAGTTTAAAAGTCTCCAACCACAACAACGAGTTTCTCTTCTTATTAGTTCATAATCGGTAATTACATTCCTGTCAGCATATATTTGCAGAAAAGAGCTAAAGGAGAACACTGCACATAGTCATCCTCGAGTATTCATACGTTGGTCAACGGTAACACTTCCTGGGAAAATCTCAATTGTATCTCCCTGAGCAACACGGTTCCAACGGAATGACTGCGTCTCGTTTAAAACTTGTGTTTTGTGAATAAAGAAGTACCCTCCTTCAGGCAAAAGTAACTGAAACCTCTGCTGCATCTTAGCCAGCTCTGTCCTCAGTACTTCAACGTTCTCGCTGGAGTTCACCTCCACAGGAAACTTCATCGCAGGTGTATCCTTAACGGGAAATGACAACACCATAATTCTCAAAAGATTCTTCGCCCGTTTGTTGCTGCTACTCTCAGGTGAATCTGGAATGGTAATCACTTCTCTGATCGACCTCGTACTCGTAGGTTTCTGGGTCTGAACCACTTGAGTACTCACAGGCAAATGTTGATCGTTAATCCTCTGTTCTTGAGTTGTACCCGCAGACCAGTGACTTTGAGTGTTACTGAAAAGTTCTGTTGACAAAGGAAGATACTCTCCGAATGTGTTTGACGTAGAAGTTGGCTCACGTTGAAGCAAACCTTGATTCTTGTCGTGCCTCGCCATTGCAGACCGTGGTAGATATTGCTCCGGTTGATCAAGCATACCGGAGATGCTTCTCGCCATTGCAGACCAATCGATCTGTCCGAACGAATCTTGAACCGGCGTCGATTGGACTAGAGATTGCTCTGTTGGCTGAAGCACTTGGTTGTTGTCTTGTTGAATGTTGTCGAAAAGTTCTGTTGACAAAGGAAGATCCTCATCGAACGAGAAGTCTCCAAATGTGTTTGACGTAGAAGATGATGACTCTTGAAGCCAATCTTGACCGACGTTGCTGTTTCTCCAAGACGGTTCTTGAACATCTCCTTCCGTTGCCGCAGGCCATTCTTGAGTGCCAAAGACCTCATCAAATGACCATGATGGTACTAGAGATCTCTCGAGTTGATGAAGTGTAAGAACGGATTTGTGACTAGTCTATGTATTTTTATGCAAATATGTTAGAGCGTAAGTATGTAAGTGCATAAACTAAAAACACATAGAGATTTGTTAACGaggttcgtttcctacatccccgggaCCATGTCCAGAACTCATTCACTAGATTAGATCGCAactacaattgctatatggtacCAACACACACCCGTGCCGACCATTCTTATCTAGAATTACAATGATGAGAGCAACTACTACTTATTGTCTTCTCCGACAAGTATAGTTCTCTATAACAAAACTACCAACAGATCTCCTGACTGTCTGGTAGGACGACGTCACACACATCCATGTGCATCTTCAATAAACCCTAGACGCGTAACACTTCCGGTCACTGTCTCGTTGTCTTTATACTCAAACGCCAAACCCTAACCAAGGAATTGGGCTTAGTACAAATCACCAAGGCCCACATGACTTCTCTTATTAATCCAAAGCCCACGTGGCCTTTCCATCACACACATCACGTATCCTCAGCAGCTCACGTACCATCACGTTTTTGCTTCAGCTATACCATATCATTCTGCACATACTTGTCTCACAAGTAATCACCAAGTTCCAGCATCTATATAAAGCTCAGTCAACATAACTCAACAATCTCTCCCTTGTTTTCTGAGTTTTATAAACCAAACAACATCTAAATATGCTCCGCACGTTCCATTAAGCAGACTGCTTAAAGATCAATCTTCTTCATTCTCTCCCTTTTTATTTGAGTGTGTTAACTCAAGCTCAACTTTGAAGGCATCAAACGCTCTCCCTAGATTATTGCATGACATTCTCTCCCTGCTTGAGTGCACACTCACATAAAACCACCACGCTTAGAAGTAGAACACATTCATACTTTTGTCTCAACGTCACTTTCCAATAAATTCTGCGTAAAACTGATGATCACTTAGAACTGCTCTCCCAACATCAGTTAGAAACAGCTGTCGCCAATAGAACAGGATCTGAGCCTGACGTACGCACAGAACAGTCTCTTTCAGATGCAGTAGCAATTCTGAGTAAGATCTTTCCCATGCTGCACTTGTTCTCTAAAACTTCTGCTTGCCTATTAGTGACGAGCTTTCCAAAGCGGAACTCTTTTCTATGAGTTCACAAAACGTAACAACTGGCTTCTTTGACCTGAAACTATGGAGACTTGGAACGTTTGAGAGATTCTGATCTAAAGACTTCACTGAATTATACATCTCTGCAGTTCTTAGCGTAGGTGATGTTGTTGTTCCTTCTGGAGATACAAAAACTTACAAATCACACACTGAAGCTTAGATCGGAACTACTGCAACTGAATCCTCTCAATTTTTCTTTACATCCATCTTCCCTTTCATATTTCATGATCACTCCTAGAGTTTCCTCT includes:
- the LOC108824169 gene encoding auxin-binding protein 1 is translated as MILLSVSFSSSSPIAAVFSVAFLLIYFSEATLGAPCPINGFPIVRNVSELPEDNYGRPGLSHTTVAGSVLHGMKEVEIWLQTFAPGSGTPIHRHSCEEVFVVLKGNGTLYLAETHGSFPGKPVEFPIFANSTIHIPINDAHQVKNTGHEDLQVLVIISRPPIKVFTYDDWFMPHTAARLKFPYYWDEQCFQESQKDEL
- the LOC108824214 gene encoding uncharacterized protein LOC108824214; this translates as MWVASGVLSYGNLGDIRRYNYDISNVTGKDNGFVSTDFQKQDELFKMTSHKSVLTLHQLERSLVPSWSFDEVFGTQEWPAATEGDVQEPSWRNSNVGQDWLQESSSSTSNTFGDFSFDEDLPLSTELFDNIQQDNNQVLQPTEQSLVQSTPVQDSFGQIDWSAMARSISGMLDQPEQYLPRSAMARHDKNQGLLQREPTSTSNTFGEYLPLSTELFSNTQSHWSAGTTQEQRINDQHLPVSTQVVQTQKPTSTRSIREVITIPDSPESSSNKRAKNLLRIMVLSFPVKDTPAMKFPVEVNSSENVEVLRTELAKMQQRFQLLLPEGGYFFIHKTQVLNETQSFRWNRVAQGDTIEIFPGSVTVDQRMNTRG